The Spea bombifrons isolate aSpeBom1 chromosome 4, aSpeBom1.2.pri, whole genome shotgun sequence genome segment tgtattcagCAAATGCAGTTCCAGCCATATCAAAAAACTTCACGGTGTAAGCATTATATGAGGCCATTCGGTCATTCTTAAACGGAGAAACACTGAGGCGCTGGCTGTTTATAATGCCCGGTGAATAGAGGAAGATGGCTTTTCATATTATTAGAACccactctttagtgaataagcctcaATCTTTAGCATACCCAGTTACAATAGGAAGTTACATCAAATTTACCATACAGGGCTGAAGAAATTGTTTTTAGCAGTGCTCCTCTGAGATAAGCATTCAATGTAACACATGCAACAATTatgtcatattgttggtgtgatTATTTATGCTATACATTTTAAGTGACTTGTATGCATGGAGAATTGCATGCTagagtattgttttatatgcttTACACAcgttttatgtctttttttcccttctttaggGAAACAATATAGAGTTTCGGAAGGTTTGCTTGCATATAAATAGTTATTGGATTCTTTAAATGGCCTTCCCCTCTTTACGATGAAGAATCTAACACGTACACCATTAACCTAGACTATACACTGGGCCCATGTAGGTGACAGTACACAATCATTGCACGGGAAGACACATACAAACTGGGTGTTTATATGTTATAAAGTACACCAGAAAAACCTGGGTGTAATTTTGTTCCTCAATAATAGCAACATTGTAGCTGATGGTAATAAACTATAGAGAGGAGCTTTTAGTGGTAGCGGGAAGAGGGTTTAGAATGCTACCTGGTATAAGACATTGGAGGTTGATGTACTAGGGGGACAGATTAGTAGGCCTGCTCAGAGATGTGGCAAATATATCCAAAAACGTAAAGGATGTAAAGTCTAAATATAaggataaaaatgtaaacattaaagGAGAAGCCATGTCCTTCAGTCTGACAGCAGCCATATTGAAGCAAAAACACAAGTGGATGTACAGGCAACACTCCCTTAACAAGCCAAAATGCCAGCACTAGCAAAGGAGAGGACATCAGCAGCTCTATGTTTGGAGAACAGAAAGGCTTTGGGGACATACATGTTCAACCAGTATCTTAAAATTAGAGGTAAATGGTCCTCTAACTGCTCTATTTCAATGAAATTGAAATGAACAAAAATGATGACTATACCTCTAACAAGAAGCACTTCATGTCCAACCCACGCAGAGGAAAGTCTACATAAGTGTCCACTTTGTTTCTTAAATAAGCAGTCCAATGGAACCTCTTCAAGTGTAAGCAAAGGACctgcaaaacacaaaaactagATGTTTAGTCCCTCATACCATTACACTAGAAGTCCCAGATGCTCACTAAAAACCCACAGGCTTAACTTCTCATTTAATGTGTTAGGCTTAACAGTTGGGAACATTTAAAAGTTCAATGCTACAAGATTGAGTAGGTTTATGATTTTTTCCACTGTAATGGACAGTACTGAGGAACGTTCAGCGATGGTGCCTGCCAACCTTTGGTAATTTCTGGATCCAGAATTTCTTGGtagatttttgcttttttttgcatttcaagCACATATAAAGCTCTGTCTCGTCCAGCTCTTCCAGGTCTGTAAAGCTGCGAAGACAgtctgaaagagaaaaaaaatagctgggaaagacaacaacaaaaaaaaaccttacaaagCATGACTCTGtttactaaattaaaaaaatgcagcgTTATTTGGGCTGGAGAAGGCTCACTGTATAGGGCTAAGCCTTCTACACAATAACATTGTCGTACCAAGATTATATTATGTAATGTGCAGCAggatttttttacacaaaactttttttttttttttttaatgagatttATGGTTATCTAAATCACAAGTATTACAAATGTAACGTAATCTAGATTGCAGATGAAATTGTATACCACTATACGGCATATATTCATCCTTTTGCCCATATGGTTATACATGTAGCAATCTGGAtattctatagaaaaaaaaaaaaaggaaaaaccaaAAAGGTACCTTTGAGTGTGCAGACTGGTCCATTTTCTTGGTTCTTACAACGCTTGTTACGGAATTGACTTGGAATATCTAAGGAGAGATCTTGAAAAGGAAAGGGAGATCAAGATTATGCAAGTCACAATATATTTACGTCTACCAGCTATTCTGGATAGCTCatactttttctttcttaactACATTGTTTGAATGCATTAACTGGCAACAAaccgagttttttttttttttttttttacttctttaaaaaaactccCTGGAaccactatgcattataaagaggCATATATTGGGTACAGGACTGATCTGTACccagtataatgcatagtttaatcaaGGAGGTAACTTCTGGGAAGTCCAATTTAAATAACACGCATTATACAGAGCCAACCTCACTATTCTTGGAGCTGATGCTAACAGGTGCAGCGATCTTCAAATGGGCAAAGTGATCCTGATTTTCCAACATGAGGGAGGGTAAAGATCATACCTAGGAATGGATCAAACTTTCTGGATTCTGTGCCACATATTAGACAGTTTACTTCATTCTGTAGAACACCACCAAACACAGAGGTCACCACTGTTGATGCACCATTTCTATAAAAGAGGGAGAAAAATAGCAAATGGTTCACACAGGTTTAACTCATGAGCTGTAAACCAAAACTGAAAAGGattgaaagacaaaaaatacAGCCACACAAATAATTGGATTTAACCCTTGAGAAAGGTAGCAGATCACTACGACAATGGTGCAAATGTATGATGCCTACCTTATGTCCCTTGCTGCGTAACACATACTTGCTGTTTGCGGAATGTATGCACCTTTTTAAGTATAcgtcatgattttttttaattaacgaTTTAGCAAATTCGCAAAACTTTTTTGGTTGAAGGTCATTTTGTTACTTACTTTTgatatacataacatatatatctatatctatttatatcttAGGTGCCCTCCATTGGTGGTTTCGtgaaagccaaaaaaaaaaaagaatccctCACCCACTGTAACCAGATATCATTTCTCTTATTCGTTagccatatttaaaaagaatgtaAAGGAATGTTTATAAAGTTGCTTAGACTGGTCAATAAAAGGTTATAACAACGTATCACATGGTAGAACAAATGTTGTTCCCTAGGTTTTCACAACATTTTGATGTTGGGTTTTGGCAACAAGTATAAAACAGAAATGGAAACTCAGATTTATGACCCATTTGTTTCTGAGTAAATCCCATGAACATTGAAAATGTAGTGGTCACTCACATCCAACATTTGCTGCTTGTGGACTGACTGCTGTCTGCTTGCGACATGACAGCGTGGGAAGAACCATCAACTTCACCCTGTAGCTCCAGATGGAGATGGTCCAATAGATAGCGCATGAACTCATGGGCGTCTTGCTGCTGATAACCCCTGTAGAAGTAGGTTTTTGTTTACAAATAATGGAGTTGTGGAAAACAATACTGCCTACGCTTGATTAGTTTGTGCCAGGAACTAATTCACAAGAACAGAGGTTCATTAAGAAATGATTCATTTGGTATTAATCCCTGCCAAAATTAGAAAAGTGGCTCAGTGATGTAAAAGTACAAGCTGGTTTTTGACTGATTGGTGACATCATAAATCAGTTAACGTCATATATTGTCTGCATGTTTGCCAAACATCAGAACTCTAGCACATATTTAGCTTATACTGGAAGAGTTaaggtgatttaaaaaaactaaaatccaCAACGCTTTTAAGAATTCAATTCAAGTTATTGTAATTTAAAAGCTCCCCTATGTAACAATCAAATCTAGCTTCTCTTTAAACTGTGTTACCTGAAGTTCGGCATGATCTTCCATACCACATAGAATAAGGATTCCGGACTAAATGCCGCCTGGCTGCCTTGCCACAACGAACACAGTGTCTTCCTAAACTCTTCAACCAGCGATCTACAAAAAAGATCAATCGTTATTACAGAGAAACACACACCAAACTTTAAGCCTTAATATAAATTACTCATCCTATAATcctcattttttccattttaaccgtttttttttttcctattacaTACTTCAAGAGATAggcttttttaatgttatcctAACTGCAGTCTGACACAACTCCTTCTGTCGCACTCATCTGCTCTGCAGTCTCCTTCTGTCTCGAATATTAGTGAATATCTTATAATTAGTAGAACACATCAATATCCGTCAAATGCAGTCGGCTCTTATGAAACAAGGACAGATTGTCTGAGGGTGGAAGATCAGCATGGGTATCTTGAAAGCAAGCAATACAAAATTTTCAttccattaatatattttcttttaatatgacTGGATATGTCACAAGTCTTCTGACTAGCCTGCTCAATAGCTATGCAGTCATTTCACAAACTTCTCTCTTATTTCCACTGGGATTAGGAAAAATACAAACTCCTCTAGCTTACACCTGCTTTACACCCAGTAACTCACACATTAACTTCTCCTTGACTACGCGTGTGGTAGATTCGGCGTCCTGCTGTCTTTCCGTTGCGAAGCTCTACAGCTGGTAGTTCCTTGAAGTAGCAGCAGAACTGCTCAATGTTGCTGTAAGAGGACAGATAGGAGAATAAGGAGCAGGGCCTGAAAATAGCACACCGGTGATGGACTCCAGAAAAAGCTTGGTATAGGCAAGCAGATTCAGCCTGCTCGAGCTCTAAATACTCTACAAGTAGAACAAGAAGCTGTGTGAGCCATCACATTTTTTGGCCCCCCcatgatatacatatatttattagtagtagaagtattattaaacactcatctacagacaccagacaaaccagaaggcttgtttttcattcagaaatctcatggtgatgccacaaccacaagggattctgggtaggcgcatgcaaataaggctaacaattttcaagggatccatgtataaagtggatatagagtcaaaggtgataattgtatttgcatgtgcctacccagaatcccctgtggttgtggcagcatcatgagatttctgagggaaaaacaagccttctggcttgtctggtttctgtagatgagtgtttaataatacttatactaccccttaaatttaagtggaagggtttccatcacttttacccaccataacttatgtaatgcagtgctcgacaaatcccaggcgccaggtcgccatggcgacagagaattttgtcctggcgcctaggttttgtcagcctcttacatccagaaaaaattgtggatgtaagaggctgagtcaccacacgggggcgctgctgctgcacagccactccgagcccgcccccgagcctgagatcactcccacggagtgagcctgtaggctgaaaacgcggttgctgcaaaaccagcaatcgtgttttcagctgccacaggcagcttcaggaaagggggttgtgtgttgattgggtccccacacaagtgtggggaccggacccaacaccccccagctgcctgatcgctccatgagagcgacagtgcagcgttaaccccttcagtgccgcgatcgcggcatttaggggttaattcccgttttgtacggggctctgctgctggtggtctgcctggaagcccaggcagaccagcaacagcaaaaacgagcccccacaagccctttgatgattcctgtaggcatggaagcctacagcagtcatcaaagactcccctccctgcaatggctggtctatagaccagcaattgagtcccaactgccagaggcagcttcagggacagtggaaagggttctttggtctccacatgagtgtggagagcagccccaacacccccctgctgcctgatcgctccatgagagcgacagtgcagcgttaaccccttcaatgccacaattgtgtatgacacatttgtggcattgcaggggttaacatttgtccccacaagcttgtggggactaaatatcaatcaatgctgtgctccaatggaacatcagcatcgaaagagttaaaaaaaaattaataaaaaaaaaaaaaaacagcactgacctgaaagtccagggtgcttccaggtcaaacgctgtgagtttagtaagtgggctgatgatgatcagatcactcctgaccaagtgttagtttaaaaaaatcctggctcctaacttttttacctggcgcctagagtcaaaacaaatttgtcaagccctgatgtaatgattatatatatatatatattctaacgtacacatatgtattgtatacacacatatacataaagaTTATTCTaagtaatttttaaaatatcccaaaaaataataagagaCATCTGGCCCATGTAGTCTAAccattcatatataaattaattaaaaaaaaaaaaaaaaaaagcagaacaaaGAACACACAAGATTACCTGAGCGATTGAAGAATTGCATTCATGAAGCAGGT includes the following:
- the USP3 gene encoding ubiquitin carboxyl-terminal hydrolase 3 isoform X1 → MECPHLTASVCIALDSAAFPSGCPSSWCCSVCRSNKSPWVCLTCSSVHCGRYVNGHAKKHYEDAQSPLANHKRPEKSDKEKTQHTVCMDCSSYSTYCYRCDDFVVNDTKLCLVQKVREHLQNLENSAFTADRHRKRKLLENASHNKKLLKVNGSTTALCATGLRNLGNTCFMNAILQSLSNIEQFCCYFKELPAVELRNGKTAGRRIYHTRSQGEVNVSLVEEFRKTLCSLWQGSQAAFSPESLFYVVWKIMPNFRGYQQQDAHEFMRYLLDHLHLELQGEVDGSSHAVMSQADSSQSTSSKCWINGASTVVTSVFGGVLQNEVNCLICGTESRKFDPFLDLSLDIPSQFRNKRCKNQENGPVCTLKDCLRSFTDLEELDETELYMCLKCKKKQKSTKKFWIQKLPKVLCLHLKRFHWTAYLRNKVDTYVDFPLRGLDMKCFLLEPENIGPESCLYDLAAVVVHHGSGVGSGHYTAYATHEGRWFHFNDSTVTLTEEETVVKAKAYILFYVERPSPVVPEKL
- the USP3 gene encoding ubiquitin carboxyl-terminal hydrolase 3 isoform X2 produces the protein MECPHLTASVCIALDSAAFPSGCPSSWCCSVCRSNKSPWVCLTCSSVHCGRYVNGHAKKHYEDAQSPLANHKRPEKSDKEKTQHTVCMDCSSYSTYCYRCDDFVVNDTKLCLVQKVREHLQNLENSAFTADRHRKRKLLENASHNKKLLKVNGSTTALCATGLRNLGNTCFMNAILQSLSNIEQFCCYFKELPAVELRNGKTAGRRIYHTRSQGEVNVSLVEEFRKTLCSLWQGSQAAFSPESLFYVVWKIMPNFRGYQQQDAHEFMRYLLDHLHLELQGEVDGSSHAVMSQADSSQSTSSKCWINGASTVVTSVFGGVLQNEVNCLICGTESRKFDPFLDLSLDIPSQFRNKRCKNQENGPVCTLKDCLRSFTDLEELDETELYMCLKCKKKQKSTKKFWIQKLPKVLCLHLKRFHWTAYLRNKVDTYVDFPLRGLDMKCFLLEKTLAQKAAFMILQLLSFIMDLVLGLDTTLLMRHMKDAGFTSMTVQ